From the genome of Myripristis murdjan chromosome 22, fMyrMur1.1, whole genome shotgun sequence, one region includes:
- the cep170ba gene encoding centrosomal protein of 170 kDa protein B isoform X3 produces MSVTSWFLVSSSGTRHRLPWEMIFVGREDCELMLQSRSVDKQHAVINYDPNTDEHMVKDLGSLNGTFVNDLRIPDQTYITLKVSDVIRFGYDSHVYMLEKSQHKVPEEALKHEKYTSQLQLSIKALEARKKDKQQNSERSRDSDSFSVKLHDKTERRAHSITATTDIPISKPTPLYGQPSWWGEDDDPANNERSRGGRQPDQDSTDPAKETSRYDVNGSLSDNHTKSIYSYHREPSYFEIPTKELQQRPVKKTDSQVDEVPTKDTQNPSQCVSSAPTPPVVQSHASFTIEFDECTPGKMKIKDQVTKFSFRQQRKLPSHEVVTTPTEVMSAESKVADWLVQSNVNMMRRRRSQTEDVYSTRSDQSVQRINKAHHHEDGTHSDSEDPTHNGNDFLQLGSQTGSQSSHPPRRDSPDSEERLSITPPEPQSSPSHGKADSQKAFVIEFFDDNPRKKRSQSFTNNTAQLDKAGKGSSATGERQVPSPAFSTPPAQRYTIPLKGPGSSGPQRAGSLRREKTEDRISTSLSSRSSVSVRPFASVGRRSKLTQEFQAEFLKQARQTAPASWERNTYSSPKSSPPGTVVATQSDQSLATPPSPPAPHLAKTSSPIHQPVPLKAPMTVLASQSMEVKSPCGARNEEEDSLSDAGTYTIEADTQDKELEDARNKISQVHPGDPVLKGAPKWMSRWASLADSYTESGPSSGLFDIPSQMELSGGAGGTIIHKATLSRNRDSADSEGSRARRILPKLPPGEKSESPTPNTYVHCDLQSTFDVEDSNPVALKSQNDHHRLKVQDDLEPDSLSDASKSDDGSIIEWRRRPLSDTLENNNEEDKTRLPPKSTSFYIGSDEVVSKPERGGSKPNTPKTERKQPNKTFSSATLTKQKGTQDSGKVKPSVSAPILGQDTESPETKEGRVTSLVRQESFTKDRPSNARLPNISSQPALRTLDPDSLHGASNQDTHSYLKETEDVLAALEAKLQAGQPETTSSAMMDSLSGESDVDTSSTVSQRSNKTRPNTLTKKPSNYGLQREATSSSIASQDSSNQSSVRERLSEKRRSLGADTNSKTDTGRRLVGLRRSTGKRGSTDLSDDPQSSSILYSDQESSTHHSRKKYTVPLQREDSKMSKVSQALSRSNSLSAPRPTRASMLRRARLGEASDNEGTETDRLSQEAGNAPAKQPVEPRKLSRLDMLAMPRKRTSSFNTPSDTEAASTPLCTGRTTGFSNRSTESSSSSARKASVPGPKPALQKAAPNKTPISRGRSSSAKYASSTASSRRRQKGSDYTSTSEEEYDSNQSTPKHKRSQPPLASHSPRNQPRPQPVVALRPKPRSRDSEDENHEGDAFHNWSSHSAEIARLSQDLAKDLAILAREIHDVAGDADAQSSGLEANTPSSTVTTHEELVQRVPDAGLNYQRVPPGSEDVKEPDQNVIVDNLMLNPVSQVSMAIRENTEKLAEKIKVLFQDKLDVWEEMEAKIGSESDVPVLKTSNKEITSILKELRRVQRQLEVINTVMEPSGLSELSKASAPVVSASPGCRPTRPPARDWRTVHSVSHRGGGPRPGDSVRRAAVTSDDVREGYLV; encoded by the exons ATTCTCACGTGTACATGTTGGAGAAGAGTCAACACAAGGTTCCAGAGGAAGCTTTGAAA cacGAGAAGTACACCAGCCAGCTGCAGCTCAGTATAAAGGCCCTTGAGGCCAGGAAGAAGGACAAACAGCAGAACTCGGAGAGGAGCCGAGACTCTGACTCTTTCAGTGTCAAACTGCATGATAAGACTGAGCGCAGAGCTCACTCGATCACAG CCACCACAGATATTCCAATATCCAAGCCTACTCCTCTGTATGGCCAGCCGTCCTGGTGGGGGGAGGATGATGACCCAGCCAACAACGAGCGGAGCAGAGGTGGAAGGCAGCCCGACCAGGACTCTACAG ATCCTGCTAAAGAAACCTCCAGATATGATGTCAACGGTTCTCTGTCTGATAATCACACCAAGTCCATCTACTCCTACCACCGAGAACCCAGTTACTTTGAGATCCCAACCAAGGAGCTACAGCAGCGGCCTGTCAAGAAAACAGACTCGCAAGTTGATGAGGTTCCCACAAAGGACACCCAAAATCCGTCCCAATGTGTCTCTTCTGCCCCAACACCACCTGTCGTCCAAAGCCACGCCTCCTTCACCATCGAATTTGATGAGTGTACGCCTGGCAAGATGAAGATCAAGGACCAAGTGACTAAGTTCTCCTTCCGCCAGCAGCGCAAGCTCCCATCCCATGAGGTGGTCACCACACCCACTGAGGTGATGTCAGCAGAAAGCAAGGTTGCTGATTGGCTTGTTCAAAGCAATGTGaacatgatgaggaggaggaggtcacaGACTGAAGATGTGTACAGTACCAGGAGCGACCAGTCAGTTCAGAGGATCAATAAGG CACATCACCATGAAGATGGCACTCACAGTGACTCAGAGGATCCTACACACAATGGAAATGATTTTCTGCAATTAGGATCTCAAACTGGGTCCCAGTCATCTCATCCACCCCGGAGAGACTCCCCTGATTCTGAGGAGCGTCTGTCCATTACTCCTCCGGAGCCTCAGTCCTCACCCAGTCATGGCAAGGCAGACTCCCAAAAAGCCTTTGTCATTGAATTCTTTGATGACAACCCACGAAAGAAGCGTTCCCAGTCCTTCACTAATAACACTGCCCAGCTGGACAAAGCAGGGAAAGGCTCCAGCGCAACTGGGGAGAGGCAGGTCCCATCTCCAGCCTTCAGCACTCCCCCAGCCCAACGGTACACCATCCCCCTAAAGGGCCCTGGTTCTTCAGGACCACAGAGAGCTGGTTCTCTCcgaagagagaagacagaggaccGGATCAGCACCAGTTTGTCCTCTcgctcctctgtctctgtgcgaCCCTTTGCCAGTGTGGGCAGGCGGTCCAAACTCACCCAGGAGTTCCAGGCTGAATTCCTCAAACAAGCAAGACAGACTGCCCCTGCAAGCTGGGAGAGAAATACATATAGTTCCCCTAAAAGCAGCCCACCAGGGACAGTGGTAGCAACACAATCAGACCAGAGTCTAGCCACCCCACCAtcacctcctgctcctcacCTGGCCAAGACCTCTTCCCCTATCCACCAGCCTGTGCCCCTGAAGGCTCCCATGACAGTCCTTGCCTCTCAGAGTATGGAAGTCAAGAGCCCCTGTGGTGCCCGGAACGAAGAGGAAGACAGTCTGAGTGACGCGGGAACCTACACCATCGAAGCGGATACTCAAGACAAAGAGTTAGAAGATGCACGCAACAAGATCAGTCAG GTTCATCCAGGGGATCCAGTTTTAAAGGGGGCTCCTAAATGGATGTCTCGCTGGGCCAGCTTGGCAGACAGCTACACGGAATCTGGCCCTTCGTCTGGCCTCTTTGACATCCCCTCCCAGATGGAGCTGTCAGGAGGGG CGGGAGGTACAATCATCCACAAGGCCACACTAAGCCGAAATCGTGATAGCGCCGACTCTGAAGGTTCCCGAGCTCGCCGCATCCTGCCCAAGCTACCACCGGGGGAGAAGAGTGAGTCTCCAACTCCCAATACCTATGTTCACTGTGACCTGCAGTCAACATTTGATGTAGAAGACAGTAACCCAGTGGCCTTGAAGTCTCAGAATGACCATCACAGGTTAAAAGTGCAGGACGATTTAGAGCCTGACAGCTTGAGTGACGCCAGCAAGTCAGATGATGGTTCCATCATAGAATGGAGGAGGAGACCACTGTCTGACACActtgaaaataataatgaggAGGACAAGACCAGACTCCCACCCAAGTCTACATCATTCTACATAGGCTCAGACGAGGTTGTGTCCAAGCCTGAACGTGGAGGCTCAAAACCCAATACTCCAAAGACTGAGcgaaaacaaccaaacaaaacctTCTCCTCTGCCACCCTGACCAAGCAAAAAGGTACCCAGGACTCTGGGAAAGTCAAGCCCAGTGTCTCAGCTCCTATCCTGGGTCAGGATACAGAGAGCCCTGAGACCAAAGAGGGACGGGTAACCTCACTGGTCAGACAGGAGAGCTTCACCAAGGATCGACCCAGCAATGCCAGGTTGCCCAACATATCCAGCCAGCCTGCTCTAAGAACCCTTGACCCCGATTCATTGCATGGAGCCTCCAATCAGGACACTCATTCTTACCtcaaagagacagaggatgtTCTAGCTGCTCTGGAGGCCAAGCTCCAAGCAGGCCAGCCAGAAACAACTTCCTCTGCAATGATGGACTCTCTATCTGGGGAGTCTGATGTAGATACCTCCAGCACAGTCAGCCAGCGCAGCAATAAGACTAGGCCAAATACATTGACAAAAAAGCCTTCTAATTATGGGCTTCAGAGGGAGGCAACTTCGAGCAGTATAGCTAGCCAGGATAGCAGTAATCAGTCCTCTGTACGGGAGCGTCTGTCAGAAAAACGTCGCTCCCTGGGAGCAGATACCAACAGTAAGACTGACACAGGTAGGAGACTGGTTGGACTGAGACGTAGTACAGGAAAACGTGGCTCCACAGACCTAAGTGATGACCCCCAGAGCTCCAGCATACTTTACTCTGACCAGGAGTCTAGCACCCACCATAGCCGCAAGAAATACACTGTCCCCCTCCAGAGGGAGGACTCCAAAATGTCCAAAGTGTCCCAGGCCTTGAGTCGATCCAATAGCTTGTCTGCCCCAAGACCTACAAGGGCGTCCATGCTCCGCAGGGCTCGCCTGGGAGAAGCCTCTGACAATGAAggtacagagacagacaggctgtccCAGGAGGCAGGCAATGCTCCGGCCAAGCAGCCTGTGGAACCCAGGAAACTCTCCAGGCTGGATATGCTGGCGATGCCTCGCAAGCGGACGAGCTCTTTCAACACACCCAGTGACACAGAGGCCGCCAGCACCCCACTTTGCACAGGCAGGACCACAGGATTCTCCAATCGTAgcacagagtccagcagcagctctgcccgCAAAGCCTCTGTACCCGGACCAAAACCTGCACTACAGAAAGCAGCCCCCAACAAGACTCCGATCAGCCGTGGACGCTCCAGCAGTGCCAAATATGCTAGCAGTACAGCAA GCTCCAGAAGACGACAGAAAGGGTCTGACTACACCTCTACCTCAGAGGAGGAGTATGACTCCAACCAGAGTACCCCTAAACACAAACGCTCCCAACCTCCCTTAGCTTCCCATAGCCCACGCAATCAGCCCCGGCCCCAGCCAGTGGTCGCCTTGCGGCCCAAACCCCGCAGCAGAGACTCTGAGGATGAGAACCATGAAGGAGACGCCTTCCACAACTGGTCCAGCCACAGTGCTGAGATTGCACG CTTGAGTCAGGACCTGGCTAAAGACCTGGCTATCTTGGCCAGAGAGATCCATGATGTTGCTGGTGACGCTGATGCCCAAAGCTCTGGACTGGAGGCCAACACACCCAGCTCCACTGTTACCACTCACGAAGAG CTGGTTCAGCGCGTTCCAGATGCTGGACTTAACTACCAGAGAGTCCCACCAGGCTCTGAGGATGTGAAGGAGCCCGACCAGAAC GTCATTGTGGACAATCTGATGCTAAATCCAGTGTCTCAGGTTTCCATGGCCATCAGAGAGAACACCGAGAAACTTGCTGAGAAAATTAA GGTACTCTTCCAGGACAAGCTGGATGTATGGGAAGAAATGGAGGCAAAGATTGGCTCTGAAAGTGATGTCCCTGTCCTCAAAACTTCAAACAAG GAAATCACTTCTATCCTCAAAGAACTCAGAAGAGTGCAACGACAGCTTGAGG TCATTAACACAGTCATGGAGCCCAGTGGGCTTTCTGAATTGAGCAAGGCCTCTGCTCCTGTGGTCTCCGCCTCACCTGGATGTCGACCCACCAGACCTCCCGCCAGAGACTGGAGAACTGTCCACTCTGTGTCACACCGCGGTGGCGGCCCTAGGCCCGGTGACAGTGTCAGGAGAGCAGCTGTAACGTCAGATGATGTTAGAGAGGGATATTTGGTCTAA